Proteins encoded in a region of the Solanum dulcamara chromosome 9, daSolDulc1.2, whole genome shotgun sequence genome:
- the LOC129904246 gene encoding probable trehalose-phosphate phosphatase 6, translating into MELARLSSIEGGNDFSIEYATWLVEHPCALEKFEEMMNIAKGKKIVIFLDYDGTLSDIVPNPEEAFMTDKMRMALREVANRFPTAIISGRKRERVQDFVQLKNVYYAGSHGLDIEAPSYSTNSNEMDDKVVLYQSVIEFLPEKQKILNLLTETTKGIKGVNIEDNKFCISVHYRHVHSKDFGAVENIISVILKEHPNFRVSTGIKVFEIGPNIVWNKGHALEYFLKNLGFGNSDNVFPIYIGDDRTDEDAFKVLRKRGQGFPIVVTATPKDTKALYSLREPKEVMEFLLGLVA; encoded by the exons ATGGAATTGGCAAGACTCTCATCTATTGAAGGTGGAAATGATTTCTCAATTGAGTATGCAACTTGGCTG GTGGAGCATCCTTGTGCATTggaaaaatttgaagaaatgaTGAATATAGCAAAAGGGAAAAAGATAGTAATATTCTTGGATTATGATGGCACTTTGTCTGATATTGTGCCTAACCCTGAAGAAGCTTTCATGACTGACAag ATGAGAATGGCGCTACGTGAAGTTGCTAATCGATTTCCTACAGCAATTATCAGTGGACGAAAACGTGAAagg GTACAAGATTTTGTACAATTGAAAAATGTTTATTATGCTGGAAGTCATGGACTTGATATTGAAGCTCCCTCATATTCAACAAATTCAAATGAAATG GATGATAAGGTTGTTCTCTATCAATCTGTGATTGAGTTTTTGCCCGAAAAACAGAAG ATTCTTAATCTGTTGACTGAGACAACTAAAGGTATCAAAGGGGTCAATATTGAAGACAACAAATTCTGCATTTCTGTACACTACAGACATGTTCACTCAAAG GACTTTGGCGCAGTTGAGAATATCATTTCTGTTATCTTAAAAGAACACCCAAACTTTCGTGTATCAACAGGAATAAAG gtGTTTGAGATAGGACCAAATATTGTGTGGAACAAAGGTCATGCATTggaatatttcttaaaaaatcttGGATTTGGAAACTCTGATAATGTCTTCCCAATATATATTGGAGATGATCGAACTGATGAAGACGCTTTCAAG GTATTGCGGAAAAGAGGACAAGGTTTTCCAATTGTTGTTACTGCTACTCCAAAAGACACCAAGGCTTTGTACTCTTTACGTGAACCAAAGGAAGTTATGGAATTTTTGTTAGGTCTAGTGGCTTAA
- the LOC129903415 gene encoding uncharacterized protein LOC129903415 encodes MCIAVFIWQAHSRYSFVLLLNRDEYHNRPTKEVHWWEDGEIVGGKDEVGGGTWLASSRNGKLAFLTNVLELHTHPHAKTRGDLPVRFLQSQKSPMEFAKELVIEGNEYNGFNLILADIETKKMVYVTNRPKGEPMTIQEVQPGIHVLSNAKLDSPWPKAQRLKLNFDKMLDAYEANDEKICVKEMIENLMRDTIKADKCKLPRICSTDLELGLSSIFVEVDTPLGCYGTRSTAALTIEVGGKVSFYELYLENNIWKEQTVNFWIEKLQMQ; translated from the exons ATGTGTATAGCAGTGTTTATTTGGCAAGCACATAGTAGATATTCATTTGTATTATTGTTGAATAGAGATGAATATCATAATAGGCCAACAAAGGAAGTTCATTGGTGGGAAGATGGAGAAATTGTTGGTGGTAAAGATGAAGTTGGTGGTGGCACTTGGTTGGCATCTTCAAGAAATGGTAAATTGGCTTTTCTTACTAATGTTTTGGAACTTCATACACACCCTCATGCCAAAACCAGAGGTGATCTACCCGTTCGATTTCTTCAG AGCCAAAAAAGCCCAATGGAGTTTGCAAAGGAGTTGGTAATTGAAGGGAATGAATACAATgggtttaatttaattttggcAGATATTGAAACTAAAAAAATGGTATACGTAACAAATAGGCCCAAAGGTGAGCCCATGACAATACAAGAAGTACAACCAGGTATACATGTGCTGTCCAATGCAAAACTGGACTCTCCCTGGCCCAAG GCTCAGAGATTGAAATTGAATTTCGACAAAATGTTGGATGCTTACGAAGCGAATGACGAAAAAATTTGCGTCAAAGAGAtgatagaaaacttgatgaGAGACACCATCAAAGCTGATAAATGCAAATTGCCTCGTATTTGTTCTACAGACTTGGAATTGGGACTTAGCTCTATTTTCGTCGAAGTTGACACTCCACTG GGATGTTATGGTACTAGAAGTACAGCAGCATTGACAATTGAAGTGGGAGGAAAAGTGAGCTTTTATGAGTTGTACCTTGAGAACAACATTTGGAAAGAGCAAACTGTCAACTTTTGGATTGAAAAGCTCCAAATGCAATAA